In Harpia harpyja isolate bHarHar1 chromosome 8, bHarHar1 primary haplotype, whole genome shotgun sequence, a genomic segment contains:
- the AGPAT3 gene encoding 1-acyl-sn-glycerol-3-phosphate acyltransferase gamma gives MGFIAFLKTQFIVHLLIGFVFVVSGLIINFIQLCTLVLWPINKQFYRRVNCRLAYSLWSQLVMLLEWWSGTECTLFSDEATVNTFGKEHVIIILNHNFEIDFLCGWTMTERFGVLGSSKVLAKRELLYVPLIGWTWYFLEIVFCKRKWEEDRDTVIEGLKRLADYPEYMWFLLYCEGTRFTETKHRISMEVAESKGLPKLKYHLLPRTKGFTTAVQCLRGTVSAVYDVTLNFRGNKNPSLLGILYGKKYEADMCVRRFPLEDIPQDEKEAANWLHKLYQEKDALQEMYNQEGIFPGQQFKPPRRPWTLLNFLFWATVLLSPLFTFGFGVFASGSPLLILAFLGLVGAASFGVRRLIGVTEIEKGSSYGNQEFKKKE, from the exons ATGGGCTTCATTGCCTTTCTGAAGACCCAGTTCATAGTTCACCTCCTCATTGGGTTCGTCTTTGTTGTGAGTGGACTGATCATTAACTTCATTCAACTATGCACGCTAGTCCTCTGGCCCATAAACAAGCAGTTTTATCGCCGAGTAAACTGTCGCCTTGCCTATTCGCTTTGGAGCC AGTTGGTAATGCTGCTGGAATGGTGGTCAGGCACAGAGTGCACCTTGTTCTCAGACGAGGCCACGGTGAACACCTTTGGGAAAGAACACGTCATCATCATCTTGAACCACAACTTTGAAATTGACTTCTTGTGTGGCTGGACCATGACAGAGCGCTTCGGAGTGCTAGGG AGTTCCAAAGTTCTTGCTAAGAGAGAGCTACTATATGTGCCCCTAATTGGCTGGACGTGGTACTTCCTCGagattgttttctgcaaaaggaaATGGGAAGAAGACAGAGATACGGTTATTGAAGGATTAAAACGTTTGGCTGATTATCCTGAATATATGTGG TTTCTCCTGTACTGTGAAGGAACTCGTTTTACAGAGACCAAGCATCGTATCAGTATGGAGGTAGCTGAATCCAAGGGGTTGCCTAAACTGAAATACCACCTGTTGCCCAGAACCAAAGGTTTCACCACTGCTGTCCAGTGTCTCAGGGGAACAG TTTCAGCAGTGTATGATGTAACACTAAATTTCAGAGGAAACAAGAACCCATCTTTATTAGGAATTCTTTATGGAAAGAAATATGAAGCAGATATGTGTGTAAG GAGATTTCCTCTGGAAGATATCCCTCAAGATGAAAAGGAAGCTGCAAACTGGCTTCATAAGCTTTACCAGGAAAAG GATGCTTTGCAAGAGATGTATAATCAGGAAGGCATATTTCCTGGCCAGCAGTTTAAACCTCCTAGGAGACCATGGACTCTCCTAAACTTTCTTTTTTGGGCCAcagttctcctctctcctctcttcacATTTGGCTTTGGAGTTTTTGCAAGTGGATCACCTCTCCTTATCCTTGCATTCCTGGGACTTGTTGGAGCAG CTTCCTTTGGAGTTCGTAGACTGATAGGAGTAACTGAAATAGAAAAAGGCTCCAGCTATGGCAACCAAGAAttcaagaaaaaggaataa